Part of the Denticeps clupeoides chromosome 3, fDenClu1.1, whole genome shotgun sequence genome, ttatgcaaatatgcaaaatatcacatttaagCCAATTAGGGCCCCGCGCGGTTCCAAATTCGCCCGTTCGGGCCATAATTGCAGAAACTATCAAATAATTACGCTCGCTAATTGGGAATATTTGTGACAGATAAAACAAATTCTCCCGCAAATTGCATTTCGTTCAAGGAACCACTGCGCGCCACTGAATTTTTATCGCGCTCTAATTTATCTTACATAATGAACTGAACTGAGTACTTGTTATCGAATTTGAACAATTCATATGTCCGTAATGTGGAATGATGAAATAAATTAGTCCGAAATTCATACAATATTTTCCTGATCTGGGCCCACTCCGTGCGAAGGCGACGGAGGGTGGCGCGCCACCGCCGCTCCCCGGGACAGCGTGCCGTCGCCGAGGTCCCTGTCATTTCGTGCCGAACGGGATGGAAATTTGAACAGTGGGGTGAAGAGAAGCTTTCCTCTCCTCCCGGTGCAGCCTCCTCGTCGGCGGGACGCGTGGTCGGCCTGGTCTGtggaagtggagaaaaaaattatatatataaaaaatattcaaatgagctgctgctatatatatatatatatatgtatatataaacacacacatatacatatatcagCTCCTTATGTTGATTATgcaacaaatgtttaaaaaatgagttACTTGCAACGTAAAGAGCTCAAAAGGAAGCGTCGTTCGGTgcattaaatgaataaaccGACAAATAAACTTCATAACTCATCAttcaaacacacttttttttgtatgcgtcgtgctttttttcattctttgccACGGTCGTCATTAAGTCGTTTTTAATTGACCAATTAGCGCGGGCTAATATACTGCCATTTAGGCCATAATTAGCTGAGCGGCTGTTTCGGGTTCCAACattaaactttttattaaagaggtcaatttattattaataatattactttTTAAGGGCTTCGGAGGGCTCCTCGGCGTTTGGGGGAGAATTATAAATGTGACCCCTGAAATAACGGGGTTCAGTGTGAACAGCAGGGGGGGTCCGTCCTGCCACTTTGTCGCACCCATCTAATCCCTTCCTATGGTCGTGGGTAATACGTCTTTTTTTTCGCCTGATCCGTCTGGTGGATGAAGGAGGGGACATTAAGCGACTCTATCTCCCATCCAGGACACGGTGGCTGTGATTGATGGAGGACAAAGTGGGAAGAGCAGGACAGGAGGGGGATCCGCGGAGAGAACGGGCGTCCCGGCCGGCGGAGGGGAGTTTGTTGGTCTATTTGTATGGGTAATCagcacccacccccccccaccctcctgtcAGCCGTGTTTACTCACCGATTTTCCCGACACGACAGCCACTGACACTGGATGGATGGGGCTAATCTGGCGCGCAGAGCGGCGGCTCGGCGGAGGTTACGGGTCCGACGCGCAACGCGCTCCCCTCGCCTAATCTCCCGGCAAATATTTATCACGATCAATTTGGCCGACGCGCTGACATTAAAATGGCGCGTGTGGATAACCCCCGGCAGGCCGTATCGATCGGACCGGCGCCTGGAGGTCGGCGGCGGGAGGATAAATTCTGCACGGACGTGGTCACCAAACAGGAGAAGGCCGATCATTCCCTTATTAACGCGTCCAATCACCATCACCACACCCTTCAAACGCGTGTATAATCGATACATGCAATGCACGTtcaatgtattaatattattatgaaaGCATGCACTGGCCCACGAAACGCCAGGACCGTTACTTTTGTTTTGATCCTTTTCACGCAGGACCCCCATTCCAGGTCTGTGTCCTGCGTGGCTGTCCACGGTGCACACGCACGACACAGCGACATGCAGATGGTCAGAAatggtgcaattttttttgttccactcCACATTTCCAAGGCGTGATTTCTGCACGCTTTCGTTTGTAAAGTGACCATCAGCACTGAAAGATCAGCTTTCACGACAGCGCGTAAAGGAATATAAAAGCTCGACCACAGCCCCCACCTCCCTGCCTCAGCTGGGAAGTCGCCACCCGGGACCCCGGGACAACTCGAGGCTGCTCACTGCTTGAAAGATGAAACAGATGTAAAACCTAAATTCACGTCGGTGTCAagatgagaatttttttctttccagcgGCAGCCCGGGCCTGGGAGGAATTGGGGAGATGGCAGGTCGATATTAGAAATGTCTGTTATGCATCTGTCATATTTCCAACTTTATTTCTTTtgaagtggagagagagaggtggtgtgtgtgtgtgtgtgtgtgtgtttgacgcGTGCGAGATAAATGGCAGCAGGTGCccagcgccccccccccccccccccccccccccccccccgagcagcccccccccccctccttctcccGCTCGCTAATTGACCGACAGCGTTCACGCGCACATCCTCACTAATTTTACATTTGCTATTCTAGGGGCAGAGCCAGGCACGCACGTCTGGAAAAGTCGGCGCGTATCCGCCGTTACCATAGTGTCCatcaaaaccattaaaaaaaaaagaaagaaattagcAGCTTGGTTTGATAATCAGTGCCCGCGATGCAGCCTCGTTTCTTTAACGACCctccctctacacacacacacacacacacacacacagtcgggAACGGGACGAAAGCGATGGTGTAAAAACGCTCAAATCACTGAAATCGAtcgtaaatgtatatataaaggtacgcgtgtgtgtgtgtgtgtgtgtgtgtgtgtgtggatcagCTGGGTTTAATAGTTCAGAAATCTCTGCTCCACCTGGAGTTTGGCTGTTGAGAAGGTGTTCGCACTTGTCCGGTGCTATAAAGCATTTTATAAAACAGGAGTTAACAAATAATGACGTAAATAGTGTGACGTAATAATAACACCGGGCGGTATTTTATTCCTCAGTTATTATAATTAGAATTTTCATTGGGCCTAAATTTAGTGACCTATATCCTGACCGCAGGCTACGGGAAGGCAAACAAATCCATGAAGGTTTTTTTACggcgtcctttttttttttttttggataaccTTTTATCGGCGCCGCTAATGAAGGAATTCAAATCCAGGTGGTGCGACTGTTTAGCCAATCAGTTCTCTTAATTAGCGAGGTAATTGAAGGTCTGTCTGTGGTGCCGAGCGTCGTCGCGAGCCTCGAAACGCGATCAATAACCCCCCCAGTCCACGTCCACGTCCACGTCCACGTCACACGAGCTATTAAACGCGcgcggcctttttttttttaatgacgttTCGCACGTCGGAATtcgcaccaaaaaaaaaacgttaatgACTCGTGTCtcgtgtatattatatatatatatatatatagaggcCGATACtcgaaaacacacaaacattttataacacgcgcgtgtgcgtgtgcgtgtgcgtgtgcgcgtgcGCGCGTGCGCGAGCGCGTTAGAAAACTCCAAAGTCATCCAGTTTGCTCTAATCACTACAATTAGTCCGGAATTATCACCGGACTCTGACAGACGTTCCTTGTAACTCTCTTTTATTTCCACCCGGCGCTAATCGGCGCCTCTCATTACCGACGCTGATTAAAGCGCAAATTACCCAGCAGCGGCCCCGACTCCCGTCCAGCGGCGCCGCGCTCAATATCAATTACGGCCAGCAGCTTGTCCGCGGTCTCCGGGCGCTTCCAAATGCTTGATAGTGCCACTTATTAGTTTGGAAAACTAGGAAAATACCAATAATCAACGGtcagaaaggagagagagagggagagagagatggagggagagagagagggagagagagagagggagggagagagaggagggcgTCCTGCGCTTCTGTAAAGGCGTTTTTTTATTCGGCGCACGCTGCTTGGAGAGGGTGGGGAGAGGGTGGGGTTGGGGTAATACCGGCTGTCACTcggaccccccccacccacacacacacacacacacacacacacccatcaccGTGTCAGCGCGGGGCGGCACGgaagaaaaatgtattagaCAAGGTAATATCTTTGGCTTTTTCAAGTCACTTTTGGAAATAATGAATCGCATTAACGCGTGACAAATCCGAAATCCTACATCATTAGGTCGTTCCGGTGGCAGGGAGGATGAGTAAGTATTTTTTCTCGCGGTCTAACCCCTTTAGCCTTCGGTGGAACCGAAGTTAATGACgactgattttatttatttatatcattaAAGGAAAACCACGTgaaaaatttgttttatttgtctcTTGGAAAATGGCTGCGTGATATTTAAAAAGACGCCAGGCGGGACTGTAATTGCTAATTTGCCCCCGAAATCATATTAATTTCTGACTGAATGCCCAAGAACGGCTCAATTCCGACGGAAATACCAACCTGCACCTGCATATGCTATACTGTACACATATGCTATAATATTGCTACTAATTCACGAGCTACTCATCACAGGACTAAATCACATTTACATGACAATTAAAAGCAATTCAATTCCATCTGAAGTATATCAGACGCATTAGTCAAACATCAGGCAacctttttaaatattaaactgaGGGGGCCGCAGGCCTGAGCAGGGTGGCAGGAGGACGCCCCAGATGAAGGGGTGAGGAAGACCACGTGCTGTCAGCAGTATTTTTTCACCGCCTGTTGGCCAAACAATTGTGATGGCACAGAGCAGGTAAAAAGCCACCATGAATCATCCGGATCTGGGGAGCAGGGGctgagtggcttccgtctggctgTAACTCGGGCCCGGGTGACAGAAGCCCGCCGCTCGGAGTGCGGGGACGCGTCCGCCGATGGCATTCATCATTCCTGGCCTGCGGCCGGCTTTGACAAGACCTGACATTTACGACACGTTTTACCTGCTCCCATTCCAAACATTATCTTCCGCTATAGAGATGCTCATGATGTCTTCTTCACTGTAACGCTGATTTATAGACTTCAACATCAGATCCCAATCCAATGTTCTTCCTTCTGCTTACATTCTAGAAATGTTTCGACGTTTCATCAGCACCATCATCATCCTTGTTTTTGTTGCTAGCTTAtactttaaataataaatgcattgaATAATTACATTGAATtgcaaaaaacataaattaagaAAAACTGTCTATTTTAAAGCATCCTTGTCTATTACTGTAGAATGACCATAGTGTGTCTAGTGCAACTGAGACGCTGACCTTGAGAAACCTTGACTGCATGGTGTCGTCATTGTATTGTTTTGGTGTATTGACACATAAACAATACAGCAGACGAAGAAATCATGGTGCCATGTGCgccaaatgtatatttaatgccAGAAAGCGGGATCAGATACTTGTTTATAGCCACCTCACTCCTACAAATGGCTACCAGGTAGGAAGGATTTGGATAAGGAAGTCTGCCACATGccgtaaatatatttataaaggaaataaaaggaaaaccACGTgaaaaatttgttttatttgtctcTTGGAAAATGTCTGCgtgatatttaaaaatatgccAGGCGGGACTGTAATTGCTAATTTGCCCCGAAATCATATTAATTTCTGACTGAATGACCAATAACGACTCAATTCCAACAAAAATACCAACCTGCTCCTGCACCTGCATATGCTATACTGTATACATATGCTATAATATTGCTACTAATTCATGAACTACTTATCACAGGActaaatcacatttacattacactCCTACAAACGGCTACCAGGTAGGAAGGCTTTGGATAAGGAAGTCTGccatatgctgtaaatgtatttgcaagtgtaattattatttccCCTATTTAATCTTAATAAAATCTATGGATTTTTAAAACAGTGAATTTTAAAGCAGATACTTTACCCCAGTTCAATTGTTTATTTGGGCCTATGCTAAAATTAATCTACACcagtttatgaataaaaatttcAGACCAACATTCCCTGTGAAATCAGTCAGTGTATTTACTAAGCAGCAGTTTTATGCCTTGTACAGTATTACAGTAATATATTAAACCTGTTATAAATTCACAAAGGGGGTGAATATGCATAAGGCACATATgcctatacatttacatttacagcatttatcagacgcccttatccagagtgacttacaatcagtatttacagagacatTCCCCCCAGAGccatttttagggttaagtgtcttgctcagggacacaatggtagtaattgggatttgatcctgggtcttctggttcataggcgagtgtgttacccactagaatACTACCACCCCATAGTAGGCCTGTAGTAGGTTCATTATATAAACTAcatccatttaattttttttagcattagaTAACTAATTTAAATCTTCGATCCGTCTCACTGCCATGACTTCCCCCGCTTCCCAATTACGCATGCGCAGAACATGTGACTAGCCTAGGTAGCCAGGCTAACGGAGCTGGCAACAGGGGGACAGATAATCACGAGCGGCGTCGACGTTCCATTTAATTCCTTTTCCCGCTTACCTCGCCATGGCGGATCCGAGAATAAGGCAGATTAAGATTAAAACGGGAGTTGTGAAGCGGTAAGGCGTTGCGCGCATTCTCGTGTTTCTTTGTTAGCGCCTGGCTATAACTAGGCCGCGCCTCTCTATCCCGGGGCGGGGCCAGCGATCCGAGGCTGGTAGTCGTGTGGCTTTTCCGGCTAAGCTTTCTACTTTAGGTCGGGGACTCGGCGGTCCTCTTCGGACACGTCTGTGAAGACAAAAGGGGACACGGCGTTCGTTGCAATTGTTTTGTCAGTCCTGCTTCTGTATTATTTAGGCGCCGATAGTAATGTTTGTGTCCGTGTATTTTTATATTACTAATTTTCCGAACACTGCTGTGCTAACTACAGAGCAAGTTAGCATATAGCTAACTTGCATTAGCGCCGGCGTTAGTTACTGTTGTAAAGTTACTACGTGCTTTTCGTGTGTGCGGTGGCTGATTAACTGGAACGGGCTGTAGTATTTTTCGTTGATTTTGTTCTCAGACGCGGATTTCGTCTTGATAATATTTAATGTAGCATGTAGGCTAGTTTGCCATGCGCGGCTAGCTTCGTGGAGTGGAGTGGCAGATCATTCATTTGTAAAACTCCTCGTGTATACacggtgattttttttttaatcatttttatttaaaaaatgtatcttgTTTCATGCGGCCACGCCATTTTTCCTCCCCTTTTGAAGCCCCGAAGCACGTTTTCTGAGCTGAGCGCACTACGTACTAAGGCCACTTCATCACATGTGATCTATGTGTCAAAATCAGCCTGGTGTATtgatgatgtaaaaaaaaaaaatcgttgaagacatgttttaatgtcatttatttatttgtaatgttaAAACGAGGGAGTTCGTACTACGAAGATTTCTTTTCAACACGTTTGACCTCAGATTAGAacaaaaatgaatcaaatgttATGCTACTCTTCACAATGTTGTTTCATGTAAACACTAGAAATATTTAAAACGTGCTCTGTAAGATTGCAAAGGGAATACACTACTCCTGTAATATATATTGTTCAAAACAAGTAGTTAATGGGCAAATAATGCATTATTACAGGCTgtaaaaagttgaaaatgtacatttgtgtgtttttttttttttttttttttttttttttttttttttttttttttttttttttttgagaatacAGTGTTTATCTGTTTGGATCATAAAGTGCGACCGAAcaaacttttttacattttacactttatTGAAAAATATCTCCCTTAACTCTGTTAACAGCCTACAAATACTGAATCCGTAAATAGATCAGTCCCCTCATCTCTACCGCTAAGGTAGGGGATGGTGCCGGCCATGTTTGCAGATGCCGCATCGATTGTCTTTTGATTAAGGTCAGATTGAAAATGGGCTCCCTGATGAGGCCTGGTAATGGTGACGGTGGTGTTCCCTCCAGTGGGGATGTGACTGCGAAGCATTTTATGAAAGATCGGAATACGGGAAGCAGCATCACGAGAGTGTGGACGTGATAAGAGATGACTTACTGTAGATGAGCTGCGCTGCGCCTTTTAAACGGAAACGTGCGACTATCGACCCAGGCAAGGGGCCAAGTCAGGATGTCACATTAGTTTTTAATGGCGGTATTGATTAGCACCGAATGTGTTAATGTGCTGGCAAAAAGTACATTGTGGTTTAATTTAGAATATTCTTGTTTTAGATtaatgtgaaaatgtcattttactaTTTTCAGCTAGAAAGGTGTGACTGTACAAGTCGGTTTGCTGATAAAGTTGTCTTATCTGAGTACTTGTACACTATAAAAAATAACGTTCTGAATGTTGCTGCACAAATATTAGCTTGCCGTTTATTCCCAACCATTTTGTTGCTCATGTAGGAAGTAATAGTTCCAAAGAAAACAAATCGAACGAAAGCTTTTCTGTCAGGCTCCAGCTAAGTCAGAATCATCTAATTTTCACCCCATTAagttaaataaatgcacttaaaaatatattgtgtgtgtgtgtgtgtatatatatatatatataatgtatgtatacacacacatatacacatacatacacgtgTTCCATCTGCTGTAGCGCCGTTTTGGGTGCCCTGTTGGCTTTGTGAGCATGAGAGAAGGATCGCAGCCGGGTGCGGACGTCTCTGGGCATTACACATTCAGCTCAGCTGCTCTGCGCCGCATTTACCAAAGAGTGACCTTGGCTGGGACCCGGCAGCTTCAGCCTGAGCTGAAATGAGCCGCCGACACCGCCTTTCGCTCCCACCTCCTTCTCGCCTTCTCTCCTTTCCTTTCTCCGGAGCTGGAAGGCcttttcctgttctttttttttttttttttccctgttctgcccctctctcctcccttgCACGTTCCAGTCGCCTCTTCTTGACCAGCCCAGCGGATGCCCTTAATAAAATGACAACAGTAATTTGCTTTTGTCACTGTGGCCCTGCACCGGGTCTGGTGACTCAAAAATACAGTATTATAGgcgagtgaatgtgtgtgtcggGTCTAattcttttttctattttccaGAGAGATGCTTTTTCCATTAAGCCAGGGGAAAACGTGCTGGCAgctccatttaaaaaatggaccACAGCTCCGCCCCCCTTATAAGCAGACCCCCCCCAACGCCTGGGCAAAATAAGAAATTAACATCAGCAGGACATTTTTTCATTAGCCTGTCGTTCAGTCATATTAGAATCACTCGAACGCCGCGTCCGACCCCCACCACCTCAGCCTTTGACCAACCGCACCCGCCGCctgcttccttccttccttccttccctccccaTACCAATTTACTCACATCTCCCTTCCGACGCTGGCTTTGATGCTTCTCCGCTTGGCCATGTCTACGCGAGGCGCTTACCTAAGCATATGCTGAGTATTACGGCGGGACATCTTGAtggaaatgtgttaaaatggGCCGTAATTGACGTAAAATATGACAGAGTGGCGCGGGCGTTCCTCGAGCAGAGCAGGACGCGGGAACTCGCGTAATGTGACTGATTAATGGTGAGAACACCCCTCCCCGTACACACACTCTGCTGattttatgaaaaatgaatttcGTGACGCCACGTCGTCCCGACAAGGCGGCAACGACAGACGGAAAAAGACTATTAGCCGGGAATCATTATCAATAGTGATATTTTCAAACTCCATTATGGCAATCAGGGCCTGAATTTATTCAATGCATTTAGTTCATTTGCCCGTAATTGATAAATAATCAAAATTTATCAATGTACCCGTGCCCGTTTTCACTAACAATCAAGTAAAAGTGGCCCATTTACCACCTGACTTGGTCCAAATTAGGGATTAAATTGATGATCAATTAATCCTAGAAGGGCCAGTTCTGCgcatgggggagggggggctgcCACAGCTAAAAGTGGCAGATAAATGGAGTTAAGAGACAGATTAGTGCTGCGATCAGGAAGTAGCTGCAGCTCCACAGCTCTGTCTAGCCGGGCCTGAATTCGTCACCCGGGTgcgatatatttatttattttttatcccgttttatttctttttttagatgcaagtgtgtgtgtatatctacGTATGTGGGTGAGGAAGGGTTCTTGACCAAAGTTTACCTGTTTACACATCTCTGGCTTCCCATCGGGGATCACATTTAAAGGAgtggtttctgtttgttcacAGGCTGGCAAAAGAGGAGGTTCTTTATATAAAAGAGGTGAAacagcaggaggaaaagatTGAGCGCATGAAAGCAGAGGCAGCGGACGAATACGTAATCAAGAAGCAGGTGAggcttttaatgttttaaaatgatttaaaaaaaaaaaaagtattttcctgactttcttttgtttcttaGGAGGTCGCAATAAGCTGCATTTAAAGTTTTCTTTCTAAGGAACCAGAGGCCCAAAGTTTTTACGCTAATCTCTTGAAAAGACCGCCCAAACAAGTTGATTTACTCCAGCATGATTACAAAAAATCAGGTCCGCGAATTTTAATGAGTTAATTTGCTGATGCAGAATTAATGATGTTATGTAACTTTAGGGGAGTTTTGTAATTACCGACACATGCTTCTAATTTAGAGCGTCTGAAAGCCACTGGCCCATGTCCTCTCTCAATCCTTCCTTCTACCCCCCCGTTCTTCCCTCCCTGTCAATCTCTGGTGTCCTTTATTTGCACCCTGTCCTCCAGCAGCCTCCTTTTATGCTTTAGAGCAaaggtttttaatgttttgtgtgtaaaggTGTGTAAAGCCTGATCCTGCACGATAGGATTGTTCAGGGGTACTGGAAGATGTAAGTGACATTAATACGGACCTTCTGTCTGGCAACGCTGAGCTGTGGTGTCATTTCATTGAAAAGGGTCATAATTGTAGCATCCATTGACAAATACACTACTGTTAAAACTCTTTAATTTGACCTGGAAACACttgtttggtgcattaaaaagacaccTAGTGGGTCAAAACTGCTCTACAAATGTTGTGCCAATGGAATCGTGTGTGCATTAACCCAAGTGTGTCACTTCTTTTATTATTGTACACCTCCTTTCAGTAGTACAGCTGGACAGTTTCACTGATTTAAAGATGCAATAAAACTAGCATCTATCCATTCAAAAggatatttctaaatgaccctacaCCTTTGAACGGTAGTGTATATGACACGACTTCTTCTTTGCTGGACTAAAATCAAAATTTGCAGGTTCCAGGACTAGTCCTAAATAGGTGGAACATTTCTTTACATTTGATCAGAGATGTTGTGAAGTTGGACAAACATTATCTGTCAGTTAATGTTAAAACTGGTCATCAGTTCTGAATATCTTCTGCCAACAACTCGCAGCAGCTGTGACCTGTTGAGGTGGGGCTCATTTTTTCCGGCAAAAAGGACAAAATTCTAGTCTCAGTGCTACGTTTAGAACCGAATTATACCAAAAGATTTTTATGAATCGGGAGAAGAGTAGCCAGCACACGATGGATTAGACCCCCAAGAACATGTGACCACCGCATACCGTCAAAGACTCGCATCAGAGACATTCGAGATGCAAAATCTAGAGCAAGCCACTAGTTGTAGTAAGTGAAGGACTTTCAATTTACAAACGGAAGACTTAATGTGAACTAATTTTATTAgtcacattattttatttatttattcttctcatttacatgtaaatgttctaCACAGTCAGTAAGCAGAACACTTACTACTTTGGTAAAATACTCAACAAATTGTTGAAGTTGAATTAAATCTGATATTTCTCCTATTGCGTATTTTTCTAAGATAATTAGGTGATTTCTAGgctaaataaatatgttttgtaatttaaaacacaaaattcaGAAGAATTGTCTGAATTcgtcttctttatttttttttttgctgcggGATGAGACGCTCCTGggctgatgtgtgtgtctgatggtgTTAGCCGAAACCTTCTCGCTGTGGGGGGCGCCAGTCATAGTTGTGCTTGGGCCTGATGCTCTCCGCCCAGGCCGCGTAAAATACCGTCAGATCAATAACCCAATAACGCTGTTCGTGCTGGTGCCCGGTTTTTTAGGATGTTACATGACCCGCATAACTCGCCCATCAACTTGCTGCCGTAACTTTTCCTCAGACCGACAGGACCTCTTACGCACCCGTAAACCCACACTGGAGCACAAAGTTTCCCATAACCCTTCTCCACCAGGAGACCGCCGATGATCCCCTACTGGGATTGATTCTATTTCTGCTGCCAGGATGGTTCTTGCCTATGTTCGACATGTTTTTGTGTCGTGTTTGATACGGTATTAAACGTTTTCTAGTCAGTATTTGCGCCAAATGAAGGGTGGAGGTGGCCCGTTTCTCCAACCGACGTCGATTGTTGTGCGGTTCAGCTGATAGTGGTGTTGTACCATCTGTCCTGAGTTTATTAGCTTTGTGTAATGATTTTGTCTCGTGATCTGAAGTGTAATTATCTGCTGTATTAACTCATGGCTCTGTCTGTCTTCAGATTGAAGTGCTCCAGGAGTCACGGATGATGATTCCAGACTGTCGCCGCCGCCTGGCCACGGCACACGCTGATTTGCTGCAACTACTGGTgagtttatacacacacacacacacacacaaccacacacaaccACATGTTTACCACCTTTAATAGATGAAGTGCCTTCACAGGAGCGTGCTACTGCTTCTGCTATACATCAGTGTCTTTGATGGGAATGGGATTtctatatttttgtaataatttttaatgaCCATGAAGCACAGGGATGTTCAATCCGTAACCGTATGCAGGGAACGTGGAGTGTAAACCGAGGTGGTAAGGTACATCAGTGGTACCTTGTGGTGGAAATGTGGTAACAGCGTTGATTATTATTGGCCCACCGGACTAAAGCAGACTTAATAAAAGGCCAGAAAAGTGCAACTAGTGGTTTACGTTGTACACGATATTTAAGAATGAGTTTGAAATATCTCCCTCCAAAATCATTCCAGGCTAGGACATGACCAGGAAATATGATCACTTCCACATTGATCACAGCGGGGGTCGACATTCAGAATGATTCAAGTTTAGACATGTGGGACATGTACAAGTTTAAATTGCTGGCACCTAGACTTTTTAGGTCACCACCCAAAAAACACCAAGCAGCGTCGTTCTGATAcaatcgatgcagaatcgtccacgtctgcatcgcgatgcatcgattatgagattcatttcaacacccatTTCAACTGGGGTGAGGGGGCTGAACCGGAAGTGGATTTTCTCAGCTGTGAggttttttgtgtttatataatgtgttttgAGGGGACGTACGAAGGATAGCTGGAAACaggaatgtaaaatgtatgctTCACTGCTGGGATTGCGCATGTGAAGATGGCGTCATGTTGAATCGACTTTATTGATTGAAAAAGGAATTAATGCCGTAGTGTGTACGTAggtttttattgttattctgATTGTCCCGGAAGGTTAGAACagcaaacctttttaaaaaggtaTCTGAGAAATCTGCACGTAGTCGTCTTTTTCTTTACTTCATTACAGTGGCACCAGGCAGTGGCTGGAATTTACAGGCTGCAAACGAAAAGTTGTTGTG contains:
- the tbca gene encoding tubulin-specific chaperone A codes for the protein MADPRIRQIKIKTGVVKRLAKEEVLYIKEVKQQEEKIERMKAEAADEYVIKKQIEVLQESRMMIPDCRRRLATAHADLLQLLEAEEDLTDSEEYKEARSTVDSVKLEG